One window of Tepidanaerobacter acetatoxydans Re1 genomic DNA carries:
- a CDS encoding ABC transporter permease has product MNFFESIVIAWESIIANKMRSLLTMLGIIIGVSSVITISALGQGGQFAISKEMDAFGANRFGVYYKYNSDNPLTQADFFTIQDVKAIKDISPVVENIAPVSWDSANVRLKGKQIGVQIAATTSDYIKIANLKLDAGRFLNHEDDNGKKHVAVISESLAKELFNSSGAVGEKIMVGNQPFKVIGVLRREETVFSGQDNKLMYIPISTYFSISGSDWVDNIEGKAISQADVDTAIEHSLSILHRRHHNTDKYQAWNSQKEMDSVNKVTGIITIIISAIAGISLLVGGIGIMNIMLVSVTERTREIGIRKALGAQETDIMMQFLIESLVLSFFGGIIGMLLGFGVSKIIAGFIKLPTVLSWQMIALAFTFSAGVGVCFGLYPARKAALHDPIDALRYE; this is encoded by the coding sequence GTGAACTTCTTTGAAAGTATTGTAATTGCGTGGGAAAGCATTATTGCCAATAAAATGCGCTCTCTTCTCACAATGTTGGGTATTATTATAGGTGTTTCTTCGGTAATCACTATTTCAGCATTAGGCCAAGGAGGCCAGTTTGCCATCAGCAAAGAAATGGATGCTTTTGGTGCTAATAGGTTTGGAGTCTATTATAAATATAACTCTGATAACCCATTGACTCAAGCTGATTTCTTTACCATTCAAGATGTAAAGGCTATAAAGGACATATCACCGGTGGTTGAAAATATTGCGCCGGTAAGTTGGGATTCGGCAAACGTTCGGTTAAAAGGCAAACAAATCGGTGTACAAATAGCGGCGACCACCTCAGATTATATAAAAATAGCAAATCTAAAGTTGGATGCAGGCAGATTTCTCAATCATGAAGATGATAATGGCAAAAAACATGTAGCAGTTATTAGTGAGTCATTGGCAAAAGAATTATTCAATTCATCTGGAGCCGTTGGTGAAAAAATAATGGTAGGAAACCAACCTTTTAAAGTAATTGGTGTACTAAGACGAGAAGAAACCGTTTTTTCTGGTCAGGACAACAAATTAATGTATATACCTATTTCTACATATTTTTCTATCAGTGGTTCAGATTGGGTAGATAATATTGAGGGCAAAGCGATATCCCAAGCTGACGTGGATACAGCCATTGAACACTCTCTAAGTATTTTGCATCGACGTCATCATAATACAGATAAATATCAAGCATGGAATTCCCAAAAAGAAATGGATAGTGTAAATAAAGTAACCGGTATTATAACTATAATAATCAGTGCTATTGCCGGCATATCTTTATTAGTCGGTGGGATAGGCATTATGAATATAATGTTAGTGTCGGTTACCGAAAGGACTCGCGAAATTGGCATTAGGAAAGCATTAGGTGCACAAGAAACTGACATAATGATGCAGTTCTTAATAGAGTCTTTAGTCCTTTCTTTCTTTGGCGGTATCATAGGAATGCTTTTAGGCTTTGGTGTTTCTAAAATAATAGCCGGATTCATAAAATTGCCTACGGTTTTATCATGGCAAATGATAGCTCTTGCGTTTACTTTTTCAGCGGGAGTTGGTGTGTGTTTCGGACTTTATCCTGCACGGAAGGCCGCACTTCATGATCCCATAGATGCACTAAGATATGAATAA
- a CDS encoding ABC transporter ATP-binding protein, which translates to MILIENMAKVYRNGENKVSALRDVNLHVKKGEFVAIMGPSGSGKSTLMNILGCLDKPTSGEYYLDGKSIAQLNSRQLAHTRNKKIGFVFQNFNLLPRINSLRNVEIPMIYARVAPNERRKKAMEALKSVGLEDRWHHKSNELSGGQKQRVAIARALVNSPEIILADEPTGNLDSKSGAEIMDIFADLHMKGTTIVLVTHENEIARYAQKVVIFRDGRKVEELSSELL; encoded by the coding sequence ATGATACTGATTGAGAATATGGCAAAAGTTTATAGAAACGGCGAAAATAAAGTTAGTGCATTAAGAGATGTGAATCTGCATGTAAAAAAAGGAGAATTTGTGGCTATAATGGGACCGTCAGGCTCAGGAAAATCCACGCTTATGAATATACTCGGTTGTCTTGACAAACCTACATCAGGAGAATATTACTTAGATGGGAAATCTATAGCTCAGCTAAATAGCCGTCAATTAGCCCATACCAGAAATAAAAAGATAGGATTTGTATTTCAAAACTTTAACTTGCTTCCTAGGATAAATTCTCTCAGGAATGTGGAGATACCTATGATATATGCAAGAGTTGCACCTAATGAGAGGCGAAAAAAAGCCATGGAAGCGTTAAAATCTGTAGGACTAGAGGATAGATGGCACCATAAATCTAATGAACTTTCAGGTGGACAGAAACAGAGAGTTGCTATAGCTAGGGCTTTAGTCAATTCACCAGAGATTATATTGGCCGATGAACCTACTGGCAATCTTGATAGTAAGTCTGGTGCTGAGATTATGGATATATTTGCTGACCTGCATATGAAAGGAACGACAATTGTATTGGTAACACATGAAAATGAAATAGCCAGATATGCCCAGAAAGTTGTAATCTTTCGAGATGGCAGAAAGGTGGAGGAGCTGTCCAGTGAACTTCTTTGA
- a CDS encoding efflux RND transporter periplasmic adaptor subunit, whose protein sequence is MNKRKKILIIAVILLIGVAFFIIRAKRQPNTAMALPTVKAIKGDISSKITALGNVETRQKQEVYSGIQGMVEYIAEEGQQVKKGDVVLKIDDGELKLELEQAQSKVKQQNVELSRLLGGPRPEELKKARIKYQEALTSYEAALEDYEKNQGLFNEGAISENEYINIKRELDVKKNQLAIMEVELSLLENPDEHEIALKQAALEEAEKSLANITKKLDKTIILAEFDGIVIKQEIKQGMTVSSGNLLLSIGSPDDLQIDIGVNEYDASNIKVGQKAIITGDGFGDKIYKGEVVKIAPSASTIQTSRGNETTVKATIKVNDPDENIKPGFSTTAEITIEDKQGAVLLPLECVISGEKGKKVMLVKDGAISEREVKTGIENELYTEITYGISEGDEVLQNPSANSSFEGDA, encoded by the coding sequence GTGAACAAGCGAAAAAAAATTTTAATTATTGCAGTTATATTGCTGATAGGTGTTGCTTTTTTTATTATCCGAGCAAAGCGCCAGCCAAATACTGCTATGGCATTACCTACTGTAAAAGCAATCAAAGGTGATATTTCATCAAAGATTACCGCACTTGGAAATGTGGAAACGAGACAAAAGCAGGAAGTATATTCCGGTATTCAAGGTATGGTTGAATATATAGCCGAAGAAGGTCAACAAGTAAAAAAGGGTGATGTTGTTCTAAAAATTGATGATGGAGAGTTGAAGCTAGAGTTAGAACAAGCGCAAAGCAAAGTAAAGCAACAAAATGTCGAACTTTCAAGGCTTTTGGGCGGTCCAAGACCCGAAGAGTTAAAAAAAGCTAGGATAAAATATCAGGAAGCTTTAACTTCTTATGAAGCAGCATTAGAGGACTATGAGAAAAACCAAGGACTTTTTAATGAGGGAGCTATTTCTGAAAATGAATACATAAATATCAAAAGAGAATTAGATGTTAAAAAGAATCAGCTAGCTATTATGGAAGTGGAGCTAAGTCTATTAGAAAATCCTGATGAACATGAAATTGCATTAAAACAAGCAGCATTGGAAGAAGCAGAAAAAAGTCTGGCGAATATTACAAAAAAACTTGATAAAACAATAATTTTGGCAGAATTTGACGGAATAGTAATAAAGCAAGAAATAAAGCAGGGGATGACCGTATCATCGGGCAATTTATTATTGAGTATAGGAAGTCCTGACGACTTACAGATTGATATTGGAGTAAATGAGTATGATGCATCTAATATAAAGGTTGGGCAAAAGGCGATTATAACAGGTGATGGTTTTGGTGACAAGATATATAAAGGTGAAGTTGTGAAAATTGCACCTTCGGCTTCAACCATACAAACAAGCAGAGGTAATGAAACTACCGTAAAGGCTACAATAAAAGTAAATGATCCTGACGAAAATATAAAGCCCGGTTTTTCAACTACCGCAGAGATTACGATAGAAGATAAGCAAGGTGCAGTTTTACTGCCGCTAGAATGTGTAATATCAGGGGAAAAAGGCAAAAAGGTTATGCTGGTAAAAGATGGTGCTATTTCTGAAAGGGAAGTAAAGACAGGAATCGAGAATGAGTTATACACAGAGATAACATACGGCATCAGTGAAGGCGATGAAGTTCTTCAAAATCCCTCCGCAAATAGCTCTTTTGAAGGTGATGCTTAA
- a CDS encoding ABC transporter permease subunit produces the protein MTLQTLPFNKALLKKDWKMTKWLCFAVAGILFFTMTLGVINTYNNYQRTIQEMEKHPEWYAGYDKDEYKAELKNLLQDKFKQLSGMGAMLVVFTPMAAAALLFGEEKRKKTFEILATMPFSRTEIFFNKVVIAFVNAILPFLINAVIMAAALWFSKGLRDFYSAGMVMSWFGADAFRLFVILSFSLLFASLTGTSISQLVLTIIFFIFPIGFTGLLYMNMAVWGYRISVIDEFLNIFGSYTMPGILSNIKEVPITFHLISAIIMLAAAKLLFDRNKLERSGETLEFETIETFFKFGVAVCTSMLIGVIVTGCAGSFIYFTNNVPRIFTIIGYIIGIFLGWFVASYSIKTNRAKV, from the coding sequence ATGACTTTACAGACATTGCCATTTAATAAGGCTTTACTGAAAAAGGACTGGAAAATGACTAAATGGCTGTGCTTTGCGGTAGCAGGCATATTATTTTTTACGATGACTTTAGGCGTGATAAATACATACAACAATTATCAAAGAACAATTCAAGAAATGGAAAAACACCCGGAATGGTACGCGGGCTATGATAAAGATGAATACAAAGCCGAGTTAAAGAATCTTTTACAAGATAAATTTAAACAACTATCAGGTATGGGAGCAATGTTAGTAGTATTTACACCCATGGCAGCTGCGGCACTTCTATTTGGAGAGGAAAAGCGAAAAAAGACATTCGAAATACTTGCGACTATGCCATTTAGCCGTACAGAAATCTTTTTTAATAAGGTTGTAATAGCTTTTGTAAATGCTATTTTGCCGTTTTTAATAAATGCGGTGATAATGGCAGCGGCTCTATGGTTTTCAAAAGGTTTAAGGGATTTTTACTCGGCAGGTATGGTAATGTCCTGGTTTGGAGCAGATGCCTTTAGATTATTTGTTATATTGAGTTTCTCACTGCTTTTTGCAAGTTTGACAGGTACTTCAATATCCCAGTTAGTGCTGACTATTATATTTTTCATATTCCCGATAGGTTTTACAGGATTGCTGTATATGAATATGGCGGTGTGGGGGTATCGTATATCTGTAATTGACGAGTTTTTAAATATTTTTGGGTCATATACTATGCCGGGGATATTAAGCAACATTAAAGAGGTGCCAATTACATTTCACCTTATATCAGCAATAATAATGCTTGCTGCAGCAAAACTATTATTTGACCGCAATAAGCTGGAGAGAAGCGGCGAAACTCTGGAGTTTGAGACAATAGAAACATTTTTCAAGTTTGGGGTGGCAGTGTGTACTTCTATGCTCATTGGAGTAATAGTTACCGGATGCGCAGGAAGTTTTATATATTTCACAAATAATGTTCCCAGGATATTTACAATAATTGGCTATATCATAGGAATTTTTTTGGGATGGTTTGTAGCAAGTTACAGCATAAAGACAAACCGAGCAAAGGTATAA
- a CDS encoding ABC transporter ATP-binding protein — protein sequence MIEIKDLNKYLGKDKILDDINIHVNKGSIYGLIGPNGAGKTTLIKNLVDIYKPEKGEVLISGENIKDNAKIKSRLGYVSDYQYFYPSFKIHEIVEFYKDAYPFWSDERYIQLMKLFKLDGNKKIKYLSKGMKTQLAILLSLSIMPNVLILDEPTSGLDPVVKQKVLNLIVDEVSANETTVLISSHNLGQLEQICDHIGIIHEGKMLLEDSVENLKSNVRKIQVAFKGEFPEEIKSNEHILKIETIGKIHQIVVKDNLETVIDAIKKCNPILLETIDMSLEEIFIYKMGVEGYDFTDIAI from the coding sequence ATGATAGAAATAAAGGATTTGAATAAATATTTAGGTAAAGATAAGATACTTGATGATATAAACATTCATGTCAATAAAGGCTCCATATATGGATTGATAGGGCCTAACGGGGCGGGTAAAACAACCTTGATAAAGAACTTAGTAGATATATATAAACCGGAAAAGGGTGAGGTGCTAATCTCTGGCGAGAACATCAAAGACAATGCTAAGATAAAGTCCAGACTTGGCTATGTATCAGACTATCAGTATTTTTATCCTTCTTTTAAAATCCATGAGATAGTCGAGTTTTATAAAGATGCTTACCCGTTTTGGAGTGATGAAAGATATATTCAATTAATGAAGCTTTTCAAGCTTGACGGCAATAAAAAAATCAAATATTTATCAAAGGGCATGAAAACACAGCTTGCCATACTTTTGAGCTTATCCATAATGCCTAATGTACTTATATTAGATGAACCCACATCGGGTTTAGATCCTGTTGTTAAGCAAAAGGTTTTAAACTTAATTGTCGACGAAGTAAGTGCAAATGAAACTACTGTTTTGATTTCAAGCCATAATTTGGGGCAATTGGAACAAATTTGCGACCATATCGGCATTATCCATGAAGGCAAGATGTTGCTGGAAGATAGTGTAGAAAATCTAAAAAGTAATGTGAGAAAGATTCAAGTTGCATTTAAAGGTGAGTTTCCAGAGGAGATAAAGAGCAATGAACATATACTAAAAATAGAAACTATCGGCAAAATACATCAAATAGTGGTAAAAGATAATCTTGAGACTGTAATAGATGCGATTAAAAAATGCAATCCTATTTTATTGGAAACGATAGATATGTCTCTTGAAGAGATTTTTATATACAAGATGGGAGTTGAAGGCTATGACTTTACAGACATTGCCATTTAA
- a CDS encoding GntR family transcriptional regulator, which yields MIDIDVTSSTPIYVQIVNSIKEGILKGVFEPGEKLPSVRDMAKMMTLNPNTVQKAYKELEREKVVVTIQGRGTFISEEYKPRKDEHKLNEVKEIFKKGIIEAFYMGFNKEELINLIRNLIDEMEGFDSNDRNKGFE from the coding sequence TTGATTGATATAGATGTAACCAGCAGCACGCCTATTTATGTGCAAATTGTAAACAGTATAAAAGAAGGAATATTGAAAGGCGTGTTTGAACCGGGGGAAAAGCTGCCGTCGGTTAGGGATATGGCCAAGATGATGACTTTAAACCCAAATACTGTTCAAAAAGCATATAAGGAACTGGAGAGGGAGAAAGTGGTGGTTACGATTCAGGGTAGAGGAACATTTATTTCTGAAGAATATAAGCCCAGAAAGGACGAGCACAAGCTGAATGAAGTAAAGGAGATATTTAAAAAAGGAATAATTGAGGCATTTTATATGGGGTTTAATAAGGAAGAGTTGATTAATCTTATTAGAAATTTAATAGATGAAATGGAGGGATTTGATAGCAATGATAGAAATAAAGGATTTGAATAA
- the murQ gene encoding N-acetylmuramic acid 6-phosphate etherase, translating into MNLSELITEERNLDTLDIDTLDTKTMLKKINDQDKTVPFAVEKEIPHIAEAVESIAHRLRKGGRLIYIGAGTSGRLGILDASECPPTYGVSHEMVQGIIAGGDTAIRRAAEGVEDDFEAGETDLKAKNLSSKDAVVGLAASGRTPYVLGALKFSNNKGALTIGVCCTNNSPMQQYSDIMITPIVGPEAVMGSTRMKAGTAQKLVLNMISTGVMIKLGKVYSNLMVDVQATNEKLVERAKRIVKIATGASDIEVEKTLNETDYDVKLAIMMLLTQSDKDTARQLLKDNDGHIRQALGGLAK; encoded by the coding sequence ATGAATCTTTCAGAACTTATTACTGAAGAAAGAAATCTTGATACATTAGATATAGATACATTAGATACCAAAACCATGCTGAAAAAAATAAACGATCAGGATAAAACAGTACCTTTTGCGGTAGAAAAAGAAATACCACATATAGCAGAAGCTGTTGAAAGTATAGCACACCGGTTAAGAAAAGGTGGAAGGTTGATTTATATAGGCGCAGGAACAAGTGGAAGACTGGGGATTTTAGACGCTTCTGAATGTCCTCCTACTTACGGGGTATCTCATGAGATGGTACAGGGTATAATTGCCGGCGGTGATACAGCCATACGCCGTGCAGCCGAGGGGGTGGAAGATGATTTTGAAGCAGGAGAAACAGATCTAAAGGCAAAGAATCTTAGCTCAAAGGATGCGGTGGTAGGTTTGGCAGCCAGCGGCAGAACTCCATATGTTTTAGGTGCTTTGAAATTCTCAAATAATAAAGGGGCACTAACTATAGGTGTATGTTGTACTAATAATAGTCCTATGCAGCAATACTCGGATATTATGATAACACCGATTGTAGGACCTGAAGCGGTTATGGGTTCTACCCGCATGAAAGCAGGAACAGCTCAGAAACTGGTGCTCAACATGATTTCTACCGGTGTTATGATTAAATTAGGCAAGGTCTATAGCAACCTTATGGTGGATGTACAGGCAACCAATGAGAAGCTGGTGGAAAGGGCAAAACGCATTGTAAAGATTGCTACAGGTGCTTCCGATATTGAAGTAGAAAAGACTTTAAATGAAACAGATTATGATGTGAAATTGGCTATTATGATGCTTTTGACTCAAAGCGATAAGGATACGGCCCGCCAACTGCTAAAGGATAATGACGGCCATATAAGGCAGGCATTGGGCGGTTTAGCTAAATAA
- a CDS encoding GNAT family N-acetyltransferase — protein MKIINYEQRYEQDVITLWNKILKADTLTALKFRKQVIFDDNFDSNLCYIALEDEQVIGFLLAMKRKFPYLERGLEPTRGWVNVMFVDENYQRRGVGGKLLMKAENALRELGCKTITLGAYSPSYFFPGLDEENYPSSISFFEKHGYKSGEMNFSMKKDLHGYTISEETMEKYREAQNQGFSIINFDYSYALDLLEFAKKEFGGGWKRNALISMQNNLAEDCILLVLDKDKNICGFCMRMIDGNPMRFGPIGISEKVRNYGLGGILFDFMQAEMTKRGIYHLYFVSTDVPGRRFYERHGVQVFRTFIDYDKTL, from the coding sequence ATGAAGATTATCAATTATGAACAACGATATGAACAAGATGTTATAACTCTTTGGAACAAGATATTGAAAGCAGATACCCTAACTGCATTAAAATTCAGAAAGCAGGTAATTTTTGATGACAATTTTGATTCCAACTTGTGTTATATAGCATTGGAAGATGAACAAGTCATTGGATTTCTGTTGGCAATGAAACGGAAATTCCCGTATCTCGAAAGGGGCCTGGAACCCACAAGAGGCTGGGTAAATGTCATGTTTGTTGATGAAAATTATCAAAGAAGAGGTGTGGGAGGAAAACTTCTCATGAAAGCCGAGAATGCTCTTAGAGAACTGGGCTGTAAGACAATTACTTTGGGTGCATACAGTCCAAGTTACTTCTTTCCGGGTTTAGACGAGGAGAACTATCCATCTTCCATATCCTTTTTTGAAAAACATGGCTACAAGAGTGGAGAGATGAATTTTTCCATGAAAAAAGACCTTCACGGCTATACTATCAGTGAAGAGACCATGGAAAAGTACAGGGAAGCTCAAAATCAAGGATTTTCCATCATTAACTTCGATTACAGTTATGCACTTGACTTACTTGAATTTGCAAAAAAAGAATTTGGCGGAGGATGGAAAAGGAATGCACTTATAAGCATGCAGAACAACCTTGCAGAAGACTGTATTCTTCTGGTTTTAGACAAAGATAAAAATATTTGCGGCTTCTGCATGAGAATGATCGACGGAAATCCGATGAGATTTGGGCCGATTGGAATAAGTGAAAAGGTTAGAAATTATGGCTTGGGAGGAATCCTGTTTGACTTCATGCAGGCGGAGATGACAAAAAGAGGAATCTACCATCTCTATTTTGTTTCCACAGATGTCCCCGGAAGACGATTCTATGAACGGCATGGTGTTCAGGTATTCAGAACATTTATAGATTATGATAAAACGCTCTAA
- a CDS encoding PTS sugar transporter subunit IIA, with protein sequence MINIIVIGHGGYAEGIRKNLNMLSGVPEYMHFLDLDPESDLDTLETNLDALLEKIGDEDILFSCDLFGASPFRVAAMKCMANPGRYMLVTGINTMAYVELAMPSELSLEELAKRSVETTKDSVKMFPEE encoded by the coding sequence ATGATCAATATCATTGTAATAGGCCATGGAGGATATGCCGAAGGAATAAGAAAGAACCTTAATATGCTTTCGGGAGTGCCTGAGTACATGCACTTTCTTGACCTTGATCCCGAAAGTGATTTAGATACTCTGGAAACCAATCTGGATGCTCTTTTGGAAAAGATTGGAGATGAAGATATACTTTTCTCTTGCGACCTCTTTGGCGCATCTCCTTTTAGAGTGGCAGCCATGAAGTGCATGGCCAATCCGGGAAGATACATGCTGGTAACCGGAATCAACACTATGGCTTATGTGGAATTAGCTATGCCTTCGGAACTGAGCTTGGAAGAATTGGCAAAGAGAAGTGTGGAGACAACAAAGGATTCTGTAAAAATGTTTCCGGAAGAATAA
- a CDS encoding PTS system mannose/fructose/sorbose family transporter subunit IID: protein MEKKISEKTLKKSFLNWFFWNGCSQQAESMLGMAFGQSMAPVIEELYDTKEERSEALKRHITLYNSESQVGSIVNGIVCGLEEANANKACTPELISSVKVALIGPTSAIGDSLWVATIIPILLTIALSISQASANISWIGSLLYMIVYPVGTFLLSWYLFKIGYKSGLEGMQTFMADGTLNKLTDAMTVLGLIVVGALTASFVNMPLPIQIVRDIYDATTNTVIPNQVIFNADNMINSIFPKLLPLSLTLAVYYLYSKKKWSPLKLMGLILALAAVLTALGYWTGFYA from the coding sequence ATGGAAAAGAAAATCAGTGAAAAGACCCTAAAAAAATCATTCCTGAACTGGTTCTTTTGGAATGGGTGCTCGCAACAGGCAGAAAGCATGCTAGGGATGGCCTTTGGCCAATCCATGGCTCCGGTTATTGAGGAACTATACGATACAAAGGAAGAAAGAAGCGAGGCTCTCAAGAGACATATTACACTTTATAACTCTGAATCTCAGGTTGGTTCTATAGTTAATGGTATAGTATGCGGACTGGAAGAAGCCAATGCTAACAAAGCATGCACACCGGAACTCATTAGCAGTGTGAAAGTAGCTCTTATTGGCCCTACATCAGCCATAGGAGATTCTCTGTGGGTTGCGACAATCATCCCTATTCTTCTAACTATAGCACTTTCAATATCTCAGGCATCTGCAAATATTTCTTGGATTGGCTCTCTGCTTTACATGATTGTCTATCCGGTGGGAACATTTCTTCTCAGCTGGTATCTATTTAAAATAGGATATAAATCAGGCCTTGAAGGCATGCAGACTTTTATGGCCGACGGAACTCTTAACAAACTTACCGATGCCATGACTGTTCTTGGGTTAATTGTCGTCGGAGCTCTTACGGCTTCTTTCGTAAATATGCCGCTGCCTATTCAAATCGTAAGAGATATCTATGATGCTACAACCAATACCGTGATACCGAATCAGGTGATATTCAATGCAGATAATATGATAAACAGTATTTTTCCTAAACTTTTACCATTATCTCTGACACTTGCAGTGTATTATCTTTACTCTAAGAAAAAATGGTCTCCGCTTAAACTGATGGGATTAATCCTTGCATTGGCAGCAGTTCTTACGGCATTAGGCTACTGGACAGGTTTTTATGCATGA
- a CDS encoding PTS mannose/fructose/sorbose/N-acetylgalactosamine transporter subunit IIC, translated as MSTLQIILISLFIYLGSIGSIIGNTLGWYTLGRPLVASFVVGLILGDVNTAMIVGIPLQIMYMGNVTPGGAVAWDLSYATYIGTAAAIVFGKGMGATEVIGLAVVFAGIGGLVGQIMWNISYAACLPLNRVAYKYAEAGETRKMFIPNLVLGQLIGFAVRFIPAVLLLTSMTAASEQADFVSLIPAWLTTGLSVFGGMMAALGMGIILSFLLKEKYHIVIYLAGFILVTYFNLNTMAVTVVALIVTILYYYSSSKKVEVE; from the coding sequence ATGAGTACACTACAAATTATTTTGATTTCCCTTTTTATCTACCTTGGATCTATAGGTTCTATTATAGGCAATACCTTGGGTTGGTATACCCTTGGCAGGCCGCTGGTTGCTTCCTTTGTCGTCGGACTTATATTAGGTGATGTTAATACGGCAATGATAGTAGGTATACCATTGCAGATCATGTACATGGGCAATGTGACACCCGGCGGAGCAGTTGCATGGGATTTGTCTTATGCAACATATATCGGTACAGCAGCCGCAATTGTTTTTGGAAAAGGAATGGGTGCAACGGAAGTCATTGGTCTTGCTGTTGTCTTTGCCGGAATAGGCGGTCTTGTCGGACAAATCATGTGGAACATCTCATATGCTGCATGCCTCCCCCTTAACAGAGTGGCATACAAATATGCAGAAGCCGGTGAAACAAGAAAAATGTTTATCCCTAATCTAGTGCTGGGACAGCTCATCGGATTTGCAGTTCGTTTCATTCCTGCTGTGCTGCTTTTGACTTCTATGACGGCTGCTTCTGAGCAGGCTGATTTTGTTTCTCTGATACCGGCTTGGCTGACAACAGGGCTTTCTGTATTTGGAGGAATGATGGCTGCACTTGGAATGGGAATTATTCTATCTTTTCTTCTGAAGGAGAAGTACCATATTGTCATCTATCTGGCCGGTTTTATTCTTGTAACGTATTTTAACCTAAATACCATGGCTGTAACAGTAGTGGCCTTAATTGTGACAATACTTTATTATTACTCATCATCTAAGAAAGTTGAGGTGGAGTAA
- a CDS encoding PTS system mannose/fructose/N-acetylgalactosamine-transporter subunit IIB, with translation MGKVYIRVDDRLIHGQTVVAWCPTLGIQEIIAVDDESVKNPMLKSIMTMGVPSKYKTNIVSTEEAKTLLRNDSDRNRLVIVKQPSKLKELEESILCCEQIILGNLAKRPDTIYKVSGATGIFYLSESDVALLDSIAAKNIKITFQQLPSTTETSWSSFKQSIK, from the coding sequence TTGGGAAAAGTTTATATAAGGGTTGACGACAGACTGATTCATGGGCAGACAGTAGTTGCATGGTGCCCGACTTTGGGGATACAGGAAATCATTGCAGTGGATGATGAGAGTGTTAAGAATCCAATGCTTAAATCCATAATGACCATGGGAGTTCCCTCAAAGTACAAAACGAATATTGTTTCAACTGAAGAGGCAAAGACGCTCTTAAGAAACGATTCCGACAGGAATAGACTGGTTATCGTCAAACAGCCTTCAAAGCTGAAAGAACTGGAAGAGAGTATTCTATGCTGTGAGCAAATTATACTGGGCAATCTGGCAAAACGCCCGGATACCATTTATAAAGTGAGTGGAGCTACCGGGATATTCTACTTAAGTGAAAGCGATGTAGCTTTGCTGGACTCCATTGCGGCAAAGAACATCAAAATTACATTCCAGCAGCTGCCCAGCACTACAGAAACTAGTTGGTCCTCATTTAAGCAATCAATAAAATAA